AAGCGCGGCAAGTGGTGCAAGCCCAAATCTCCTCCTCTGAGAAGACACTTTCAAACAGTGGTTGCGTTGACAGATTTTCTGCACCCGCGGCCATTTGCGCCAGCATGCCGGGACCCTCAGCCGTGATGGTGTCTTTCATTTTCAAGATGACGTTTCGCGGTGACAGCGGTTTGCCAGACAAGGTGGCCGGACAGTTGATGTGACAGCGTCCGCACTCCGTACACGCGTAACCGTCGAGCAGTTGTTTCCAGGTGAACTGTTGAATCTGGCCGACGCCGAACTCTTCGACGGATTCGTCTTCGAGATCGAGTTTGCGGAGTTTACCCGGTGAGTCATAACGACGGAAGTACCAATTCGCCATGGCACCCATCATGTGCGAGTGCTTCGATCTCGGAATGACGTACATGAATGAGACTAGGACGAGAACGTGAATCCAGAAGCCGATTTCAGAGACGATGAGAAGACCTGTCGTCGATCCGCCCGTCATCGCGTGTGCAATGCCGTTGAGAACCGGTGACGCGTTGCCAGGATAGTCCCCGTGCAGTGCGATGTCCGCACCGGTTGTCACGAAGTACGTGACGACGAGAAGCGTGATGAAACCGAGGATGAGTCCCGCTTCTAGGCTTGGCTCCGTGCGCATTGGACGAATGACGTAGCGGCGATATGCTGCTACGATAATTGCCGCAATGACGAACAATGAGAACATTTCCTGCATGAACAGGTACCAGGCCATGTGCTCCCATGGGAAGTGCCAGCCGGTGATATGGTAGACGAGGAAGTCCAGATCGCCGAACACTAGGACTAAAAAGCCCCAGAAGATAAACAAGTGGCCGAGACCAGACGGTTCAGCAATGACCTTTTTTTGCAGAATGACGTTCGTGATGAAGCTCCAGATGCGTTCGCCGTGCCGGCCGGATCGAGTTGGATCCGCCTGTCCGAGCCGAAGAAATCGATAGCGATCCCACACGGCTTTACCAAACAAGTACACACCCGTTCCAAATACGAGGACAAATAAAATTAGTTGAATAACGTACAACATCGCGATGCCTCCTTGCATGCCTAAGGGTCGCGGATTCTGATTCGACCAAACGGTCGGTTTACTCAGCATCATATCACAGATGCGGGATAAAAGAATCATTGATTCCTTGGAAAATGTACACGCTTTCCTCTAGAGCCCGTTCGGAACGGCTTTCCCATTTGCCGAGGGCGTGTGCTTTCAACTCGGCACTCTGCCAGGGAAAACGCCTGGGGCAATCATTACGTGACGAGACGACATTGTCCCTTCACACTGAGCACAGTTGATATGTATGGACTTACCCAGTGAATCATCCCCATTTTGTCAGTGGGAGACTATCTGCGTACTATCTGCCGGGTAGACATCTGTGCCTGAGACATCAATCGTAAGAATATTGTAGCAAAAACGACGGCTTTCGACTCACCTTGTCAGTGGAATTTTTACTGGGTTTCAACGGCCTTCTGGTGACACCAACGGGAAAGTGAACACCGTCGTATCGAACGGGTGAAGGAATGACGGATGCCACAGTTGAAAGAGTTCCGGACAAATATAAAGAGGGTGAAGAACCATGACGGAACCACTTGTTACCGTCTTGATTCCAGCATATAACCGAGCAGACTATCTCGGTGCGACGGTAGAAAGTGTGCAGAGACAAACGGAAACAAATTGGCGGTGCATCGTCATCGATGATCATTCCGAAGACAACACACGCGAGGTGGGGTTGCGGTATGTGGCGGGCGATGATCGGATTTCCATATTGACTTTGCCGGAAAATCGAGGTTTAGGCCAAGCACTGAATGCGGGCCTTGAGGAAGTGAGGACACCGTACTTTGTCATCCTGGACAGTGACGACTGGTTTTCCGATCACACCATTTCAGCGTGCCTGACGGAGATGTCGCGTCACACGGACGACGTGTCGCTGGTCTGCGGCAATGCCGCCATTTGGGAGGAGATGGAAGACGGCTCACTGGTCCGCCGGGGAACACAGTTCGGGCAAGCATTCGCGGATCAGTACGAGTTTTTCATGTATGGTCCGAATCTAGTACCGCGATTTTTGCGGACCAGTACGGTGCGGGACGTTGGTGGATTTGAAGTCGATCCGCTGACCCAAGGTCGCATGTTCGAAGACAAGTTGCTCTTGTTAAAACTGATCCACATTAGCCGCTTCGCTTACGTCAACGACGAGCTATACCATATTCGTATCCACAAGACGAATATGACGAAGCCAGAAACGCGCGACAAGTTTATTGAGATCAAGCGCTACATTTACACGCGAATGCTGAAGGAATGGGGGGACGAGTACGAGGTGGAGTTTTTTATACATCCTGAAGGGTGGCTGGATGTAAAGGCCCTGAAGCCAAAAGCCAAGCGACCTGACTGACTCATAGGGGAAACTTCCGGGATCAGACCACGACAACGGCGGAAACGGTGCCAAGTGGGACACTCAAAGTCCCTGCGACCGCTCCCCCAGTTGCGCCCGGCGTTTACTGGACGGCGGTGTTGGCGTAGTGGACGGACCTCTTGCCCGACGCCTGGATGAGGCGGTCTTCTTTCGCGGCGGCGAACGGCGGAATTCATCTTCGCCTCGGTTCCGCGGTGCCGTGTCTTTGACTGGGCTTCCACCCCCGCGAATGAGGGCTCGCGCACGAGCATACAGAACGGCACCGAACTGTCCACACGCCCGACTTGACCAGTCTCCGAGGCGCGTTGTCGATCCGGTTCCCGAGCCACCGGACTCCGACCATTCCCTGGCCATTTCTTCGCGCATCCGCTCCATCATGATGCGTATTTGCTTGTCTTCTTCACTCATGTGCCTCATGGCATTCACCCTGCTCAAACCGAAGTGTCAATCGAATGCGCTGCGGGTCCCCGCCCATGATCATGTCGTACTCCATGAAGACACGCCCTCCGTGCCCTGTGACATCGATTTCAAGCCGCTTGGTGGACGTCGTGATTTCCATTGCCTGCCCGCCCACCAACATTCTGGAAGTATGTTCCTCCCCAGCACGAAATGTATGCGTCCACGTGACCAGACCGTGTCGAATCCACGTGAGCGCATCTGCTTCTATTTTCAGTGTCGTCCTCACATCGCCCGTCTTGTCGCTCACTGGCTCTTCATATGAGACGTAGTGTGCGCGTCCGCGTTGCCGCCAAACAGCAGCGGGGATGCGTTCCACTTCCGCATCCCCGCTCCCTTCCGTGTAGCGTTCCCACGACAAGCCACACGTTTGTGCCTGCCGATTGTGTTCGTTGTCGCTCAGCCAAAACATCTGCGTATCACCGCGTAAACGCGAGAAGTGCCTCGCGAATGATTTTGGAAGCGAGAATTTGTGTCTGCTCTGTCGGATCGATTGCAGGTGCGACTTCCACCAAATCAAAACCGACGACGTTGAGCGACCTCATGTACTGAATGGCCCGGAACGCCTCCGGCGCGAAAATGCCGCCGTGTTCGGCGGTGCCTGTGCCGGGGGCCGTGGCGGGATCGAATACGTCAATATCCCACGTTACGTAAATCGGCTTCTCGTGCAGCTCAGGCAGAACAGTGCGCAATGGTTCAGCGAGCTCGAACGGCGCAAAATGCGTGTTCTCACGCGCCCATGCGAATTCTTCGCGGGTGCCAGAGCGAATACCGAATTGGTAGACCTTGTCCGGCCCAATGGCATCGCAGACTTTCTTGATGACCGTCGCGTGCGAGAACGGTTGCCCTTCGTAGTCATCTCGCAGGTCAGTGTGGGCGTCGATGTGGATGACGTGCAAATCAGGATACTTTTCTGCGGCGGCCCGGATCGATCCCCACGAGACCAAGTGCTCTCCACCAAGACCGATAGGCAATTTCCCCGTCTCATAGAGTGCGGACACATACTTGTATATGCGGTGCACACTCTCCTCCGGGTTGCCGAACGGGAGGGGGATGTCCCCTGCATCAAAGTACTGGATTTCGGATAAATCCCGATCCAAATATGGACTGTACTCCTCTAGCCCCAGGCTCACTTCGCGAATGCGCGTCGGTCCAAGCCTCGTCCCACTTCGAAAGGACACGGTCCAATCCATCGGCATACCGTAAATGACGGCATCTGCCGCG
This is a stretch of genomic DNA from Alicyclobacillus dauci. It encodes these proteins:
- a CDS encoding (Fe-S)-binding protein, whose amino-acid sequence is MLYVIQLILFVLVFGTGVYLFGKAVWDRYRFLRLGQADPTRSGRHGERIWSFITNVILQKKVIAEPSGLGHLFIFWGFLVLVFGDLDFLVYHITGWHFPWEHMAWYLFMQEMFSLFVIAAIIVAAYRRYVIRPMRTEPSLEAGLILGFITLLVVTYFVTTGADIALHGDYPGNASPVLNGIAHAMTGGSTTGLLIVSEIGFWIHVLVLVSFMYVIPRSKHSHMMGAMANWYFRRYDSPGKLRKLDLEDESVEEFGVGQIQQFTWKQLLDGYACTECGRCHINCPATLSGKPLSPRNVILKMKDTITAEGPGMLAQMAAGAENLSTQPLFESVFSEEEIWACTTCRACEEACPVANEHVQDIIDLRRHLVLTEGKASPEVNKVFQNLERQSNEWGITRRDRAKWVGDLDVKTMAEVDGKAEYLFFVGTAASFDQRSQKIAQAFAKILLEAGVDFAILGEEEESDGDSARRLGNEFLYQEFVERNIEIFKTYGVKKIITTDPHAYNTFKNEYPDFGFEAEVIHATQFAAALIEQGKLKPSVAVNETITYHDSCYLGRYNGIYDAPRFILNAIPGVKLVEMERHRNKSMCCGAGGGGMFKEETGTRINVMRAEQAIKTGASIIGTACPYCMTMMNDGTKAHGKEEEIQTYDVIELLAMSIGA
- a CDS encoding glycosyltransferase family 2 protein — protein: MTEPLVTVLIPAYNRADYLGATVESVQRQTETNWRCIVIDDHSEDNTREVGLRYVAGDDRISILTLPENRGLGQALNAGLEEVRTPYFVILDSDDWFSDHTISACLTEMSRHTDDVSLVCGNAAIWEEMEDGSLVRRGTQFGQAFADQYEFFMYGPNLVPRFLRTSTVRDVGGFEVDPLTQGRMFEDKLLLLKLIHISRFAYVNDELYHIRIHKTNMTKPETRDKFIEIKRYIYTRMLKEWGDEYEVEFFIHPEGWLDVKALKPKAKRPD
- a CDS encoding DUF1934 domain-containing protein codes for the protein MFWLSDNEHNRQAQTCGLSWERYTEGSGDAEVERIPAAVWRQRGRAHYVSYEEPVSDKTGDVRTTLKIEADALTWIRHGLVTWTHTFRAGEEHTSRMLVGGQAMEITTSTKRLEIDVTGHGGRVFMEYDMIMGGDPQRIRLTLRFEQGECHEAHE
- the speB gene encoding agmatinase, with translation MSFEFEVNKPFLPEYSGNVFIGSTYDFDAADAVIYGMPMDWTVSFRSGTRLGPTRIREVSLGLEEYSPYLDRDLSEIQYFDAGDIPLPFGNPEESVHRIYKYVSALYETGKLPIGLGGEHLVSWGSIRAAAEKYPDLHVIHIDAHTDLRDDYEGQPFSHATVIKKVCDAIGPDKVYQFGIRSGTREEFAWARENTHFAPFELAEPLRTVLPELHEKPIYVTWDIDVFDPATAPGTGTAEHGGIFAPEAFRAIQYMRSLNVVGFDLVEVAPAIDPTEQTQILASKIIREALLAFTR